One window from the genome of Dolosigranulum savutiense encodes:
- a CDS encoding type III restriction-modification system endonuclease translates to MKIRLQELPHQQKALEAINEAFYGLDSHSDDLDRNFVYANPLIKFRGKEQANIDIKMETGTGKTFVGVNTIYEMHKKYGLFKFVIVVPSPAIKEGWRNFIEADFSRQHFQKDYENTHINLTMINAGDFDSSKGLLPAHLVEFIEGDRNNTSTIEVLLINSQMLNSANMEGIYTSGKNKGQDRFNQTMLNGYTKPIEALRAIRPVVIIDEPHKFPRGKSYYDSIKGLNPQMIIRFGATFPEVKKGRGRSAVSVKDYYRGEPQFNLNAVQAFNDGLVKGIDVYFPNITEAEAKDQCMVERVVNKELVLKRNGKTYTYKPGDDIGMEGDITYAGGRELSNGLELDTGMTLLPATMKNSYQELIIKQAIDKHFEVEQKNFMRESVTSPKVKTLTLFFIDSIKSYRHKEGWLKQIFEKHLKKKLDTLVAEYEFKTGQREVEYLSFLRATQKELQQQISWNMSEQKQQEKVGKGVHAGYFGEDRESSDEGIQAEVSDILENKEKLLSFKDDKGHWETRRFLFSKWTLREGWDNPNVFIIAKLRTSGSEISKIQEVGRGLRLPLDETGERLNQEDFSSRLSYLISYDERDFAEKLVSEVNSDAAVQLDTERLTRDMISVILDYHSELDEETLLEELDNKGIIKRNNDFKKNGLEELLKLYPVLAEKNRVKKDRITTGDKKIKERIKLKKENWQKMRDLWERFSHRYMLEFDRLSDNTLQLLLDEVMNNEENFVRYYPDFNYKKVGTNTSGAWVEEKTMPYAGSGPYPGIVYGKFIKRLAEATKLQPRQIHRSLAPVLREQYDGDTTYLSEETLKNLVRNFKAQFENRYAQSYQYQILDFQASTSVYDTSSQDFKEDILATVIGVNEDEDYVEDNKHLYELPPLRYDSVHPEKELLSRHHDSDTSIISFGKIPRRAIQIPKYIGGTTTPDFVYIVEKKDKKRIYLLVETKAEGDGKRIGDEKIIDIHKSFFSQLKEYGIEYQEAERPNQVWNKLRELVEMDED, encoded by the coding sequence ATGAAGATTAGACTACAGGAATTACCCCATCAACAAAAAGCTCTGGAAGCTATCAATGAGGCATTTTACGGATTAGATAGTCACTCAGATGATCTTGATCGAAATTTTGTGTATGCCAATCCATTAATTAAGTTTCGTGGAAAAGAACAAGCGAATATTGATATTAAGATGGAAACTGGAACCGGGAAGACCTTTGTCGGTGTGAATACCATTTATGAAATGCACAAGAAGTATGGCTTGTTCAAGTTTGTCATTGTGGTGCCTTCACCAGCGATTAAAGAAGGTTGGCGCAACTTTATTGAAGCGGACTTCTCAAGACAACACTTCCAAAAAGATTATGAAAACACACATATTAACTTAACGATGATTAATGCTGGAGATTTTGATAGTAGCAAGGGTCTCTTGCCAGCACATTTAGTAGAGTTTATCGAAGGGGACCGTAATAATACATCCACGATTGAAGTGCTCTTAATCAACTCACAGATGCTTAACTCGGCTAACATGGAAGGGATCTATACGAGTGGAAAAAATAAAGGTCAAGATCGATTTAATCAAACGATGCTGAATGGTTATACGAAGCCCATTGAAGCCTTGAGAGCTATTCGTCCGGTTGTTATCATCGATGAACCACATAAATTTCCACGTGGTAAGTCTTATTATGATTCGATTAAAGGTCTAAACCCACAAATGATTATTCGTTTCGGTGCAACTTTTCCTGAAGTAAAAAAAGGGCGTGGGCGCAGTGCCGTTTCAGTTAAAGATTATTATCGAGGCGAACCACAATTTAACTTGAATGCTGTTCAGGCATTTAATGATGGTTTAGTAAAAGGGATTGATGTGTATTTCCCAAACATTACAGAGGCTGAAGCAAAAGATCAGTGTATGGTAGAGCGAGTGGTTAACAAAGAACTTGTCTTGAAGCGAAATGGCAAAACATATACGTACAAGCCTGGTGATGATATTGGGATGGAAGGCGATATTACGTATGCAGGAGGACGTGAGCTGTCCAATGGGTTAGAATTAGATACAGGGATGACGCTTCTCCCTGCCACCATGAAAAATTCGTATCAAGAATTAATTATTAAACAAGCAATTGATAAACACTTCGAAGTCGAACAGAAAAACTTTATGAGAGAAAGTGTGACGTCTCCAAAAGTAAAAACACTGACGTTATTCTTTATCGATTCAATTAAATCATATCGACATAAAGAAGGATGGCTCAAGCAAATATTTGAAAAACATCTGAAAAAGAAATTAGATACCTTAGTGGCTGAATATGAGTTCAAGACCGGCCAGCGTGAGGTGGAGTATCTATCTTTTTTAAGAGCTACACAAAAGGAACTTCAACAACAAATTAGTTGGAATATGTCTGAACAAAAACAGCAAGAAAAAGTGGGCAAAGGTGTTCATGCTGGTTATTTCGGTGAAGATAGAGAGAGTAGTGATGAAGGTATTCAAGCAGAAGTGAGCGATATTCTAGAGAATAAAGAAAAATTATTATCCTTCAAAGATGATAAAGGACACTGGGAAACACGGCGCTTCTTATTCTCAAAATGGACACTACGAGAAGGATGGGACAATCCAAATGTTTTCATTATTGCGAAACTACGCACATCAGGGAGTGAAATCTCTAAGATTCAAGAAGTTGGACGTGGCTTGCGTTTACCACTTGATGAAACAGGTGAACGGTTGAATCAAGAAGATTTTAGTAGTCGGTTAAGTTATTTAATAAGTTATGATGAGCGAGATTTTGCTGAGAAATTAGTTTCTGAAGTGAATAGTGATGCAGCTGTTCAACTGGATACTGAACGCCTAACACGTGATATGATATCCGTGATTCTTGATTATCATAGTGAGCTGGATGAGGAGACCTTGCTAGAGGAGCTTGATAACAAGGGAATTATTAAACGAAATAATGACTTCAAGAAAAATGGTCTAGAAGAGTTGTTGAAGCTCTATCCAGTGCTGGCTGAGAAGAACCGTGTGAAAAAAGATCGTATTACAACAGGGGATAAGAAGATAAAAGAGCGTATTAAACTGAAGAAAGAAAATTGGCAAAAAATGCGAGATTTGTGGGAGCGTTTTTCACATCGATATATGCTTGAGTTTGATCGATTGAGTGATAATACGTTGCAATTATTGTTGGATGAAGTAATGAATAACGAAGAGAACTTTGTTAGATATTATCCTGATTTTAACTATAAAAAAGTAGGTACCAATACATCAGGTGCATGGGTGGAAGAGAAAACAATGCCTTATGCTGGTTCTGGTCCTTATCCAGGAATAGTTTATGGTAAATTTATAAAACGTCTGGCTGAAGCCACTAAATTACAACCGCGACAAATTCATCGTAGTTTAGCACCTGTTTTACGGGAGCAATATGATGGGGATACAACTTACTTGAGTGAGGAGACTTTGAAAAACTTAGTGCGTAATTTTAAAGCACAATTTGAGAATCGGTATGCTCAGAGTTATCAATATCAAATATTGGATTTTCAAGCAAGTACATCAGTATATGATACATCATCACAAGACTTTAAAGAGGATATTTTAGCAACAGTGATTGGTGTGAATGAGGATGAAGACTATGTTGAGGATAATAAGCACCTATACGAATTACCGCCACTTCGCTATGATTCCGTTCATCCCGAGAAAGAATTGTTAAGTCGCCATCATGATAGTGATACATCAATTATATCTTTTGGGAAGATTCCGCGCCGAGCAATTCAGATCCCAAAATATATCGGTGGCACAACGACACCAGATTTTGTCTATATTGTGGAGAAAAAAGATAAGAAAAGAATTTACTTACTAGTAGAGACAAAAGCTGAAGGTGATGGCAAACGGATTGGTGATGAAAAAATTATTGATATTCATAAATCATTCTTTAGTCAATTGAAGGAATATGGAATTGAATACCAAGAAGCTGAGCGACCGAATCAAGTATGGAATAAATTAAGAGAGTTGGTAGAAATGGATGAAGATTGA
- a CDS encoding tRNA (cytidine(34)-2'-O)-methyltransferase codes for MNHIVLYKPQIPPNTGNIARTCAGTNTVLHLIHPLGFDVTDRTLKRAGLDYWNELEIYHYRNLRAFLQQVDPKQLFLVSKFAPRVYSDVDLSDVDQDYYFLFGKETTGLPERFMRDYEEQCIRIPMDDTHIRSLNLSNTANIIIYEALRQQQFVGLDKTYTYDHDKLK; via the coding sequence ATGAATCATATTGTCTTATATAAACCGCAAATTCCACCCAATACCGGAAATATTGCTCGGACCTGTGCCGGAACAAATACAGTACTTCATCTTATTCATCCACTTGGGTTTGATGTGACAGACCGCACATTGAAGCGAGCTGGTCTAGATTATTGGAATGAGCTGGAGATTTATCATTACCGAAATCTAAGAGCTTTCCTGCAACAAGTTGATCCGAAGCAATTGTTTTTGGTGTCTAAGTTTGCGCCGCGAGTGTATAGTGATGTAGATTTGTCAGATGTAGATCAAGATTATTATTTTCTTTTCGGCAAAGAGACAACCGGTTTGCCGGAGCGGTTTATGCGCGACTATGAAGAGCAGTGTATCCGTATACCGATGGATGATACACATATTCGGTCGTTGAATCTATCTAATACAGCCAATATTATTATTTATGAAGCCTTGCGCCAACAACAGTTTGTCGGCTTGGATAAAACCTATACCTATGATCATGATAAATTAAAATAA
- the zwf gene encoding glucose-6-phosphate dehydrogenase translates to MTQESQTLITLFGATGDLAARKLYPALFSLYKKKELSQNFALIGTGRREWTTEKLQSIVRQSIQDDDQALIEEFSSHFYYQSHDATNGENYTLLKDLADELDEKYNIGGNRLFYLSVAPFLFSTITGYLKEYDLFANEEHINRVIFEKPFGTDLASAKQLKEELLEHLDRDEIYLIDHYLGKEIVKNLLTLRFANPLINNVWHKDAIANVQITLAEKVGVEERGEFYDKTGALKDMVQNHILQCFSYLAMEQPKSLDTADILQAKVDALRNIKSLDDSALRDSIVRAQYVADEQDTAEESYRENKNVDSQSETETYVAGTLYVDNDLLEGVPFYYRTGKKMADKTTRFDIVFKNQEDSIFDNAEQNVLTIHLGPKNGFSLCINEKEIGYKFGNSVTTLNNFRTDEQLEKTPDDYERLIFEAIQGNQINFAQYDEVIASWKYIDHVKSVWASSDDLTTYDVYSKGPKEAEDLLTKDGHNWIW, encoded by the coding sequence ATGACTCAAGAATCACAAACGCTTATTACTCTATTTGGGGCAACGGGTGACTTAGCTGCACGCAAATTATACCCCGCCCTCTTCAGCTTATATAAAAAGAAAGAATTATCTCAGAACTTCGCGCTTATTGGAACTGGACGACGCGAATGGACAACCGAAAAATTACAATCAATTGTCCGCCAGTCGATCCAAGATGATGACCAAGCACTCATCGAAGAATTTTCTAGCCACTTTTATTACCAATCACATGATGCAACGAACGGTGAGAATTACACTTTACTGAAGGACTTAGCCGATGAATTAGATGAAAAATACAATATTGGCGGCAACCGTCTCTTCTACTTATCAGTCGCTCCCTTCTTGTTCAGTACCATTACCGGTTACTTAAAAGAATACGACTTATTCGCTAATGAAGAGCACATTAATCGTGTTATTTTTGAAAAACCATTCGGAACTGATCTTGCTTCGGCCAAGCAATTAAAAGAAGAACTCTTAGAACACTTGGATCGTGACGAAATTTATTTAATCGATCACTACTTAGGAAAAGAAATCGTTAAAAACTTACTGACCTTACGCTTCGCCAATCCGTTAATTAACAACGTCTGGCATAAGGATGCTATTGCTAATGTTCAGATCACATTAGCGGAGAAAGTTGGAGTCGAAGAGCGCGGGGAATTCTATGATAAAACCGGAGCCTTAAAAGATATGGTCCAAAATCACATCTTACAATGCTTCAGTTACTTAGCGATGGAACAACCTAAATCGCTTGATACTGCCGATATCTTACAAGCAAAAGTGGATGCTTTACGCAATATTAAATCACTTGACGACTCAGCATTACGTGATTCAATCGTACGAGCACAATACGTTGCAGACGAACAAGATACTGCTGAAGAATCCTACCGTGAAAATAAAAATGTTGATAGCCAATCAGAGACCGAAACCTACGTCGCTGGAACGCTCTATGTAGACAATGACTTATTGGAAGGTGTACCATTTTACTACCGTACTGGCAAAAAAATGGCAGATAAAACCACTCGCTTCGACATTGTGTTCAAAAATCAAGAAGACTCCATTTTTGATAACGCCGAGCAAAATGTCTTAACGATTCACCTTGGACCTAAGAATGGCTTCTCGCTGTGTATTAATGAAAAAGAAATCGGCTATAAGTTTGGCAACTCGGTTACAACCCTAAATAATTTCCGAACTGACGAACAACTTGAAAAAACGCCAGATGACTATGAACGTCTTATCTTTGAAGCGATACAAGGGAATCAAATTAACTTTGCCCAATATGATGAAGTGATTGCTTCTTGGAAATATATTGATCATGTTAAATCAGTCTGGGCATCATCAGATGACTTAACGACCTATGACGTCTACTCTAAAGGACCAAAAGAAGCAGAAGACCTTCTTACAAAAGACGGTCACAACTGGATTTGGTAA
- a CDS encoding DEAD/DEAH box helicase, with the protein MTDYFKQYNFQPFIYEALDAIDFYEPTAIQAKVIPEMTKNRDLVVQSQTGSGKTHAFLLPLINQIEADKREVQVVITAPSRELAEQLYRMAEQVAGFADPEIVVGRFIGGRDKEKSLDKLEHRQPHIAIGTPGRMLDMIQSNALDIHKAPFMVVDEADMTLDMGFLNVVDQIASRIPKESQLFVFSATIPEKLQPFFRKYMNNPKFIESESQSLLSESVDNWLISTRSKNRIDLIHEVLTLGQPYLALIFANTKEKVDEIAKQLVARGLNCCVLHGGLSARERRRVMRQIRNLEYQYVVATDLASRGIDIDGVSHVVNAEIPRELDFFIHRVGRTGRNNLPGTAITFYHPDESPAIDILEDKGIEFQPKTIKNGRVVDVKDRRDRQQRKHRQQKTYDPEIAGMVKKAKKKIKPGYKKKINEFKKRKARRQRRKKK; encoded by the coding sequence ATGACAGATTATTTTAAACAATATAATTTTCAACCATTTATTTATGAAGCATTGGACGCAATTGATTTTTATGAACCGACTGCAATTCAGGCAAAAGTTATTCCTGAAATGACAAAAAACCGTGACTTAGTTGTGCAATCACAGACCGGTTCAGGCAAGACACATGCGTTCTTGCTACCATTAATCAATCAAATTGAGGCAGACAAGAGAGAAGTACAAGTTGTCATTACTGCACCTAGTCGTGAACTAGCTGAACAGCTCTACCGGATGGCAGAACAAGTTGCTGGCTTTGCTGATCCGGAAATTGTTGTCGGACGCTTTATCGGTGGACGGGATAAGGAGAAATCATTAGATAAGTTAGAGCACCGCCAACCGCATATTGCAATTGGAACGCCTGGTCGGATGTTAGATATGATCCAATCCAATGCACTAGACATTCATAAAGCTCCTTTTATGGTGGTAGATGAAGCAGATATGACATTGGATATGGGCTTTTTAAATGTGGTTGACCAAATTGCGAGCCGCATTCCTAAAGAGAGTCAACTGTTTGTATTTTCTGCAACCATCCCAGAGAAATTGCAACCATTTTTCCGCAAATATATGAATAATCCGAAATTTATTGAATCAGAGAGTCAATCCTTATTATCAGAGTCCGTTGATAATTGGCTAATTTCAACACGTAGTAAGAACCGGATCGATTTAATTCACGAAGTATTAACATTAGGGCAACCTTACTTAGCGTTGATTTTTGCGAATACGAAGGAAAAAGTTGATGAGATTGCCAAGCAATTGGTAGCACGTGGATTGAATTGTTGCGTGCTGCATGGGGGATTGAGCGCACGTGAGCGTCGCCGTGTCATGCGCCAAATTAGAAACTTAGAGTATCAATATGTCGTCGCGACTGATTTAGCATCGCGCGGTATTGATATCGACGGCGTATCCCATGTGGTCAATGCGGAAATTCCCCGTGAGTTAGATTTCTTCATTCACCGAGTGGGACGAACCGGACGCAACAATTTACCGGGCACAGCGATTACCTTCTACCATCCAGATGAATCACCAGCCATCGATATACTAGAAGATAAAGGCATTGAATTCCAACCCAAAACGATTAAAAATGGTCGTGTAGTGGATGTGAAAGATCGTCGTGATCGTCAACAGCGTAAACATAGACAACAGAAAACATATGATCCAGAAATTGCCGGCATGGTGAAAAAAGCGAAGAAAAAAATTAAGCCAGGCTATAAGAAAAAAATCAATGAATTTAAAAAACGAAAAGCACGTCGACAGCGAAGAAAGAAAAAATAA
- a CDS encoding DUF1189 family protein produces the protein MVIKQLLFALKNPSEQYRLAQEKSFKFWRYLLLLATITFVGSVVRAIPLYTSAQSAAGEIAEALPTFQIKDNQLISDHKSYVHVTDSFLFFFDPDEEMDTALIEKNTSQQQTPVSFGLLKDKATLTILNSTQEFSYEQIPALDEALVRNILTSLQQGSISAVLTVLIVMFISMLIVFVLEVMPIILINYISVAISRVWNLTFSASVTLLTLTLPIIFVTAINSLGIVFSYQSNLLTIFSLVLFQVNVYYYRKEQSN, from the coding sequence ATGGTGATTAAACAATTACTTTTTGCATTAAAAAATCCAAGCGAGCAATATCGATTAGCTCAAGAGAAATCGTTCAAGTTTTGGCGTTATTTGCTGTTGTTGGCAACTATTACGTTTGTCGGCAGTGTGGTACGAGCGATACCGCTCTATACGTCAGCTCAATCGGCAGCGGGTGAGATTGCAGAAGCGCTTCCCACGTTCCAGATCAAGGATAATCAACTGATAAGCGATCACAAAAGTTATGTGCATGTGACTGATTCCTTCCTATTCTTCTTCGACCCCGATGAGGAAATGGATACGGCGTTGATTGAGAAAAACACCTCCCAACAACAAACACCTGTTAGTTTCGGTTTGTTGAAGGATAAAGCAACGTTAACTATTTTAAATAGTACACAAGAATTCTCCTACGAACAAATACCGGCACTCGATGAAGCGTTGGTTAGAAATATTTTAACATCCTTACAGCAGGGTAGTATTAGTGCAGTACTGACAGTCTTGATCGTAATGTTCATATCGATGCTGATTGTATTTGTACTAGAAGTTATGCCCATTATTCTAATCAATTATATATCAGTGGCTATTAGTAGAGTTTGGAATCTAACATTTTCAGCAAGCGTGACGCTGTTGACATTAACCTTGCCTATTATTTTCGTCACAGCAATTAATAGCCTGGGTATTGTATTTTCTTACCAATCAAACTTGCTGACCATCTTTTCACTCGTACTCTTCCAAGTGAATGTCTATTACTACCGAAAAGAACAGTCGAATTAA
- a CDS encoding IS30 family transposase gives MTHVKCTKLKPKGKHLDEDDREYLEKMARQNPQLPKHKRLTQADMADELGVHPSTISRELKRGQVTQKDPLWREYTIYSASVAQEKIDKGKTNKGPDPEFSPGDPVLKAIETIIISQKYSPYAALQRLKKGDTFTPDQLPCLRTIYHYIDDNKFEKLTQDHLPREGKTQRRPYHHVKKRKKVVPPNRLIKYRSESINNREEEGHWEMDCVESGKGHSKTCLLTLVERKTRKSIIRKMTSQTQAQVLKQLDELEDSLGTERFKQQFKSITVDNGSEFLDYETLEGTVKSRENKRTHIFYCQPYSSYERGSNEQMHTLLRRFIPKGSDISQWSLNEIKEIEKTINDYPRLLFDGLSANEKFEAFQEAIAS, from the coding sequence ATGACTCACGTTAAGTGTACCAAATTAAAGCCAAAAGGTAAACATTTAGATGAAGATGATCGGGAATACTTAGAAAAAATGGCTCGTCAAAATCCCCAGCTCCCTAAGCATAAGCGATTGACTCAAGCAGATATGGCAGATGAATTAGGGGTTCATCCATCCACCATTTCAAGAGAATTAAAACGTGGCCAAGTGACTCAAAAGGATCCATTATGGAGAGAATATACCATCTATTCCGCTAGTGTTGCCCAAGAAAAGATTGATAAAGGAAAAACAAATAAAGGACCAGATCCAGAGTTTAGTCCTGGGGACCCCGTCTTAAAAGCAATAGAAACCATTATTATTTCGCAAAAATATTCGCCTTATGCAGCGCTACAACGCTTAAAAAAAGGAGATACATTCACCCCTGATCAACTCCCTTGTTTAAGAACAATTTATCATTATATTGATGATAATAAGTTTGAGAAGTTAACACAAGACCATTTGCCCCGAGAAGGAAAAACACAAAGACGCCCATATCATCACGTCAAGAAACGAAAAAAAGTTGTCCCCCCTAACCGATTGATTAAGTACCGAAGTGAGTCGATAAACAATCGAGAAGAAGAAGGACATTGGGAAATGGATTGTGTCGAATCTGGGAAAGGACACAGTAAAACATGTCTGTTAACTCTCGTTGAACGAAAAACACGAAAATCGATTATTCGAAAAATGACGAGTCAAACACAGGCCCAAGTGCTAAAACAACTAGATGAATTAGAAGACTCTTTGGGGACCGAGCGGTTCAAACAGCAATTTAAATCAATTACAGTGGATAATGGCTCTGAATTTCTAGATTATGAGACCTTAGAAGGGACTGTCAAATCCCGCGAGAATAAACGGACTCATATATTCTATTGTCAGCCCTACAGTTCCTATGAGCGGGGATCAAATGAACAGATGCATACACTTCTTCGGCGATTTATTCCCAAGGGGAGTGACATTAGTCAATGGAGCTTGAATGAAATAAAAGAAATCGAGAAAACAATTAATGACTATCCGCGATTATTATTTGATGGATTATCAGCTAACGAAAAATTTGAAGCCTTTCAGGAGGCAATTGCCTCCTGA
- a CDS encoding DNA methyltransferase, with protein MLRHLQQNYYKKIDFIYIDPPYNTGSDGFVYPDSFEYDDETLKNMFGLNDEDLARMKSIQGKSTHSAWLTFMYPRLYLAKKLLTDEGVIFVSIDDNEQANLKLLMDDIFGEGNFVQSFIWHKKTQPSFLSKEVANIHEYIVAYRKNKSLKLKGGTTDPNKLVELLNISNPVSKRVLNKDDVVIKNGEFTGKLATGEYGNNKLSIILLKDVVVKSGKPMDDLILEGRFKWAQSTIDEAIDNGGNIEIKSIKTLRPTLDKNSQKINIKPPVSILSKKLDDIPTNTDATNEIKKLFEGVSIFTNPKPSELLRYLIESKTFSDKNAKVLDFFAGSSTTADAVMQLNAEDGGNRQFIMCTLPEKTYTVNSNGKEVPTKGGKAAYDAGFKSIDEISRERIRRASAKIQEEAEDLPENFDGGFKHFRFVQPNKDTLDQLEFEDAIQQDLFDDMISSFSSASLNLDGEASGFDTILQTYLVKDNYPFDVQMDMLDIVGVDVPYVNEQRIYIITNNWEAAHTRELVNAIGTGKLIVQTIVVYGHTISMESLRELEIALKQLEQSVDMQVRY; from the coding sequence GTGCTGCGCCACCTACAACAAAATTACTACAAAAAAATTGACTTTATTTATATTGATCCCCCATACAATACAGGATCTGACGGTTTTGTCTATCCTGATTCTTTTGAATATGATGATGAGACGCTCAAGAATATGTTTGGCTTGAATGATGAAGACCTTGCTCGTATGAAATCAATTCAAGGCAAGTCCACCCATAGTGCTTGGCTAACATTCATGTACCCTCGTTTATACTTAGCGAAAAAATTGCTGACGGATGAAGGGGTTATTTTTGTATCCATTGATGACAACGAACAAGCGAACTTGAAACTCTTGATGGATGATATCTTTGGGGAAGGTAATTTTGTTCAAAGTTTTATTTGGCATAAAAAGACACAACCATCATTTTTATCTAAAGAAGTTGCTAATATACATGAATATATTGTTGCATATAGAAAAAATAAATCCTTAAAATTAAAAGGAGGCACTACAGATCCTAATAAATTAGTTGAATTACTCAACATATCGAATCCAGTTAGTAAGAGAGTTTTAAATAAAGATGATGTAGTTATAAAAAATGGGGAATTTACTGGAAAATTGGCTACTGGAGAATATGGGAATAATAAATTATCTATAATTTTATTAAAAGATGTGGTTGTTAAAAGTGGTAAGCCAATGGATGATTTAATTTTGGAAGGAAGATTTAAGTGGGCTCAATCAACAATTGATGAGGCAATTGATAATGGGGGAAATATCGAGATTAAATCTATAAAAACATTACGCCCAACCTTAGATAAAAATTCACAAAAAATTAATATTAAGCCTCCTGTTTCAATACTATCAAAAAAATTAGATGATATACCAACGAATACAGATGCAACTAATGAAATTAAGAAATTATTTGAAGGAGTTTCGATTTTTACTAATCCTAAACCAAGTGAGTTATTGAGATATTTAATTGAGTCTAAGACATTTTCTGATAAAAATGCGAAAGTTCTTGATTTCTTCGCCGGCTCTTCCACCACAGCTGATGCGGTGATGCAATTGAATGCTGAAGATGGTGGGAATCGTCAGTTTATTATGTGTACGTTACCGGAGAAAACTTATACAGTAAATTCTAACGGAAAAGAAGTGCCGACAAAAGGTGGCAAAGCAGCTTATGATGCGGGCTTCAAATCGATTGATGAGATTTCGCGTGAACGAATTCGTCGGGCAAGTGCAAAAATTCAGGAAGAAGCAGAAGATTTACCGGAAAACTTTGACGGTGGATTCAAGCACTTCCGCTTCGTCCAACCTAATAAAGACACATTAGATCAGTTAGAGTTCGAAGATGCTATTCAACAAGATTTATTCGATGATATGATTAGTTCGTTCTCAAGTGCGAGCTTGAACCTTGATGGGGAAGCGAGTGGGTTTGATACTATCTTGCAAACTTACTTGGTGAAGGATAACTATCCATTCGATGTTCAGATGGACATGTTAGACATTGTTGGTGTTGACGTACCGTATGTGAATGAACAACGCATCTATATTATTACCAACAATTGGGAAGCTGCTCATACACGAGAGTTAGTTAACGCGATTGGAACGGGCAAGCTGATTGTACAGACCATTGTTGTTTACGGTCATACAATCTCGATGGAAAGTTTAAGAGAGCTAGAGATTGCCCTCAAGCAACTCGAACAATCTGTTGACATGCAAGTTCGGTACTAG